One region of Bdellovibrio bacteriovorus genomic DNA includes:
- a CDS encoding MBL fold metallo-hydrolase, whose translation MKWSIIAAAGFLVFSGCQSFKYYDPNKPHRGKTQFYNNYDNSPKASFWKWQWERLTSNAPAEPPFQPEILKTDTTYLKQNRTENTLTWIGHASALLQVEGLNILVDPVFSDRVSPVSFMGPKRQVALPFPIEELPSIDVVVISHAHFDHLDLPTLRKLAKQNDKALLFLVPLGLESLLKSEDIDNVKELDWWENTQVKNVTLTFTPAQHWSQRSLWDRNKTLWGGWYIQAPSLKFFYSGDTGYSKDFLDVFNRFGASDIAMIPVGAYEPKWFMKQQHVDPEQAVQMHLDLQSKLSIGVHWGTFRLSDEAMAAPPEDLKIALQKMNVSPEAFRVMKHGEVLKLKK comes from the coding sequence ATGAAATGGTCGATCATTGCAGCAGCGGGGTTTCTGGTGTTTTCGGGGTGTCAAAGCTTCAAATACTACGATCCAAACAAACCACACCGGGGTAAAACTCAGTTTTACAACAACTACGACAATTCGCCGAAAGCGAGTTTCTGGAAGTGGCAGTGGGAGCGTCTGACGAGCAATGCTCCTGCGGAGCCACCATTTCAGCCCGAAATCCTAAAAACCGACACGACTTATTTAAAACAAAATCGCACGGAAAACACGCTGACTTGGATTGGTCACGCCTCGGCTCTTTTACAAGTTGAAGGCCTTAACATTTTGGTCGATCCCGTTTTCTCAGATCGCGTTTCGCCTGTAAGTTTTATGGGACCGAAAAGACAAGTGGCCTTGCCATTTCCTATTGAAGAGTTGCCATCGATTGATGTCGTCGTGATCTCGCATGCGCACTTTGATCACTTGGATCTTCCGACTTTGCGGAAACTGGCAAAACAAAATGACAAAGCCTTGTTGTTTTTAGTGCCGCTAGGATTAGAATCCCTGCTTAAATCCGAAGACATCGACAACGTCAAAGAATTGGACTGGTGGGAAAACACACAAGTCAAAAACGTGACACTGACTTTCACGCCCGCACAGCATTGGAGTCAGCGAAGTCTTTGGGATCGAAATAAAACTCTTTGGGGAGGCTGGTATATTCAAGCGCCTTCGCTGAAGTTTTTTTATTCGGGCGACACCGGATACTCGAAAGATTTCTTAGACGTGTTCAATCGCTTCGGCGCCTCGGATATCGCGATGATTCCGGTAGGGGCCTATGAACCGAAGTGGTTTATGAAACAGCAACACGTGGATCCAGAACAAGCTGTGCAAATGCACCTGGATCTACAATCGAAACTTTCTATCGGAGTGCATTGGGGCACATTCCGATTGAGTGATGAGGCGATGGCAGCACCTCCTGAAGACTTAAAAATCGCTCTTCAGAAAATGAATGTCAGCCCTGAAGCTTTCCGCGTGATGAAACACGGGGAAGTATTGAAGTTAAAAAAGTAA
- a CDS encoding FUSC family protein has protein sequence MGLRLHVNELLKINPAPSPWPRMVVCAFATMIPLIVGTALHQLPISIFGALFGFLLVLNDHLGTLGHRLWVITLTFLCLLAGLTLGVLTGGQKVLLIPLLLGLTYWLGLISTQGAELERAVLFSVFQILAGAYSPAVAKYLSLSLVYAFLGYLCVIVALSILVFVRRHNPNPFARIRETFKKSLTKEKSRHLYALSFSLAVLITLLVVDYFQMSHGYWAVGTVLIIMRPEAKASIYRIIQRFFGTLVGVLVAELIILSVHSVWIAIPLIGFISFWGPWSLSRSYWLGSAVIVTMLLVLLDLPSIETGDLHTPLIRLQATGIGCLFGLLGVVMANPQVLWRDNPPPS, from the coding sequence ATGGGTTTACGTCTTCACGTCAACGAACTTCTTAAAATCAACCCGGCGCCTTCACCGTGGCCACGCATGGTCGTCTGTGCTTTTGCGACCATGATTCCTTTGATTGTCGGCACAGCTTTGCATCAACTTCCAATTTCTATATTTGGAGCGCTGTTCGGTTTTCTTTTGGTGCTCAACGACCATTTGGGCACCTTAGGACACAGGCTTTGGGTGATCACACTGACATTTTTATGTTTACTGGCGGGTTTAACTTTAGGAGTTCTTACCGGTGGACAAAAAGTTTTGCTGATTCCCTTGCTTCTGGGATTGACGTATTGGTTGGGACTTATTTCCACTCAAGGGGCTGAGTTAGAACGTGCGGTTTTGTTTTCGGTGTTTCAGATTCTAGCTGGTGCCTATTCTCCTGCTGTTGCTAAATATCTTTCACTGAGTTTAGTCTATGCGTTTTTGGGTTATCTTTGCGTGATCGTCGCGCTTTCTATTTTGGTATTTGTTCGCCGTCACAATCCAAATCCATTTGCGCGCATTCGCGAAACCTTTAAAAAGTCGTTAACGAAAGAAAAAAGCCGGCATCTTTATGCTTTGAGTTTTTCTTTGGCGGTTTTAATCACTCTGCTGGTTGTTGATTATTTTCAAATGAGTCACGGCTATTGGGCCGTGGGCACGGTCTTGATCATCATGCGCCCCGAGGCCAAGGCCAGTATTTATCGCATCATTCAAAGATTTTTTGGCACCCTGGTCGGCGTGTTAGTCGCAGAGCTGATTATCCTAAGTGTGCATTCAGTTTGGATTGCAATTCCACTCATCGGCTTCATTAGTTTTTGGGGACCGTGGTCTTTAAGTCGCAGCTATTGGCTAGGCTCTGCGGTGATCGTGACAATGCTTTTGGTTTTGTTGGATTTACCCAGCATTGAGACCGGCGACTTGCATACTCCTCTAATTCGGTTGCAAGCCACGGGCATCGGTTGCCTCTTCGGGCTTTTAGGCGTCGTCATGGCAAATCCCCAGGTTTTGTGGCGGGACAACCCGCCCCCCTCGTAA
- a CDS encoding ArnT family glycosyltransferase, with amino-acid sequence MIREFWKQQSTSQKVTILFILALIFRAFFSLNIGLIDDEAYHWSWAKWLQLSYFDHPAMIAWLEAITTSIFGDTYLGVRLPGFLCFIGITVLLYKLTKDLFHDEWAAIFVGFVMLWSPFWGFGGYVASPEPPFMLCWVAAAYVFWQGVREDDKRWSTKKTWLWLGVLMGLGLNSKFIIALLAPGFGLYLLTTPSRRKDLLTPWPWVGFLIATVLCSPIFIWNITHDWPGFKFQFHDRHQGSSFSFNRWLVFFGAQLLFATPFLYVMIVLAFITSLLKFKEARWRFLFCLTVPSFAIFYPQPLWAEYKPHWSGAAYTLLLMGVGFIWSQGLRWGSKRIVKARSKVYTWGILGFFIPLALIAYTPFAYPWAPKVYKFFNPSGEWQTTWDFSNEFTGWEDLGRYVNRRQREIHAESGRKPFIAAHRYENTAQTTWGTKQKVYMLSSTRSHYTVMQSEEEMNNLKGQDAIFVSTEKYPADPMEWAKWDGCQKETLKTFRHGEHARTFNVYYCRNFQGITQ; translated from the coding sequence GTGATTCGTGAATTTTGGAAGCAGCAAAGTACATCGCAGAAAGTCACAATTCTTTTCATTCTGGCCTTAATTTTCCGAGCTTTCTTTTCGCTTAACATTGGTTTGATCGATGACGAGGCTTATCACTGGTCTTGGGCCAAGTGGTTGCAGCTTTCTTATTTCGATCATCCGGCAATGATTGCGTGGCTTGAAGCGATCACGACCAGTATTTTTGGTGACACCTACCTGGGCGTACGCTTACCGGGATTTTTGTGCTTTATCGGTATCACCGTTCTGCTTTACAAACTGACCAAAGATCTTTTCCACGATGAGTGGGCGGCGATCTTTGTGGGTTTTGTGATGTTGTGGTCTCCGTTTTGGGGATTTGGTGGTTATGTGGCGTCGCCAGAACCTCCGTTCATGCTTTGTTGGGTCGCCGCAGCCTACGTCTTCTGGCAAGGCGTGCGTGAAGACGACAAACGTTGGAGCACGAAGAAAACTTGGTTGTGGCTAGGTGTATTGATGGGCTTGGGTCTGAACTCGAAGTTCATCATTGCGTTGCTGGCTCCGGGATTTGGTCTTTATCTTTTGACGACACCGTCACGCCGCAAGGATCTTTTGACGCCGTGGCCGTGGGTGGGCTTTTTGATCGCGACCGTGCTTTGCTCACCGATCTTTATTTGGAATATCACGCACGACTGGCCGGGCTTTAAATTTCAATTCCATGATCGCCATCAGGGTTCTAGCTTTAGTTTTAATCGTTGGCTTGTGTTCTTTGGTGCGCAGCTTTTGTTTGCGACTCCGTTCTTGTACGTGATGATTGTTTTGGCGTTCATCACTTCGCTTTTGAAGTTTAAAGAAGCTCGCTGGAGATTTTTATTCTGTCTGACCGTGCCGTCGTTTGCGATTTTCTATCCACAGCCTTTATGGGCGGAATACAAACCGCACTGGAGTGGCGCTGCTTATACGTTGTTGTTAATGGGTGTGGGCTTCATCTGGTCACAAGGTTTGCGCTGGGGTTCTAAGCGCATCGTGAAAGCGCGCAGCAAGGTTTACACTTGGGGTATCTTGGGTTTCTTTATTCCGTTGGCCTTGATTGCATACACTCCGTTTGCTTACCCGTGGGCGCCGAAAGTTTATAAGTTCTTTAATCCATCGGGTGAATGGCAGACGACTTGGGACTTCAGTAACGAGTTCACCGGCTGGGAAGACTTGGGCCGCTACGTGAATCGCCGTCAACGCGAAATCCACGCAGAAAGCGGTCGTAAACCTTTCATCGCGGCTCACCGCTATGAGAATACCGCGCAAACAACATGGGGCACGAAGCAGAAGGTGTACATGTTAAGTTCCACTCGCAGTCACTACACTGTGATGCAGTCGGAAGAAGAGATGAATAATCTTAAGGGCCAGGATGCGATCTTCGTAAGCACGGAAAAATATCCCGCCGATCCGATGGAATGGGCGAAATGGGATGGCTGTCAGAAAGAAACGTTGAAGACGTTCCGTCATGGTGAACATGCTCGGACTTTTAATGTTTATTACTGTCGGAATTTTCAGGGGATTACGCAGTAG
- a CDS encoding DNA topoisomerase VI, whose protein sequence is MGKLLSIRELKIDIPKEARILADKMLKDLESSKRPVLEAVKTSLDNSLYNSKVGYLTPGDKVVRTELNVSSVQKLARVVFVLEILLNNLEKGAVNTKRELYYMCKGLIKGNPRLKPLDFDDQPESDAIIDFIGDMLEVYREELNCFANDRGGQTYSQQLVVTETLPDGDKAVVDLSTLGTSPFQPKNKPQSLKLKAKKKIDFCLIVESEGTANTLVTMGFTRRNNCIVMGAQGVPSNGVRGWSKLIQEELDVPMYFFGDLDAYTLQNIFRTLKAGSAASLIRNADFSAPNVRFLGVLPEDVKKYDLPHYKVKESDPAEARALKKAKDALENDPFFLDKKNKNLADILRWLIKEKIRCEQQSFFSVDPNDPIKTEKLILEKIKRGSYV, encoded by the coding sequence ATGGGAAAACTACTCAGCATTCGTGAATTAAAAATTGATATTCCCAAAGAAGCCCGCATCTTGGCCGATAAAATGCTTAAAGACCTTGAGTCTTCTAAGCGTCCGGTTCTAGAAGCGGTGAAAACTTCACTTGATAACTCTTTGTACAACTCTAAAGTGGGTTACCTGACTCCGGGAGACAAAGTTGTTCGCACAGAGCTGAACGTATCATCTGTTCAGAAACTGGCGCGTGTGGTTTTCGTATTGGAAATCCTTTTGAACAATCTTGAAAAAGGCGCGGTAAATACGAAGCGTGAGCTTTATTACATGTGTAAAGGTTTGATTAAAGGGAATCCTCGTTTGAAGCCTTTGGACTTCGACGACCAACCTGAATCAGATGCGATCATCGACTTCATCGGTGATATGCTTGAAGTGTATCGTGAAGAATTGAACTGTTTTGCCAATGACCGTGGCGGACAAACTTATTCTCAACAACTTGTTGTGACTGAGACTTTGCCAGACGGGGATAAAGCGGTTGTCGACCTTTCGACTTTGGGTACGTCTCCATTCCAACCGAAGAACAAACCTCAGTCTTTGAAGTTGAAAGCAAAAAAGAAAATCGATTTCTGCTTGATCGTCGAGTCTGAAGGTACCGCGAATACTTTGGTAACGATGGGTTTCACTCGTCGTAACAACTGTATCGTGATGGGTGCTCAAGGGGTTCCGTCGAACGGTGTTCGTGGTTGGTCAAAATTGATCCAAGAAGAGTTGGATGTTCCAATGTACTTCTTCGGAGATCTCGATGCGTACACATTGCAAAATATCTTCCGTACTTTGAAAGCGGGATCAGCAGCGTCTTTGATTCGTAACGCTGACTTCTCGGCTCCGAACGTAAGATTCTTGGGTGTATTGCCTGAAGATGTGAAAAAGTACGATCTTCCTCACTACAAAGTGAAAGAATCCGATCCAGCCGAAGCCCGCGCTTTGAAAAAAGCCAAAGACGCTTTGGAAAACGATCCGTTCTTCTTAGACAAAAAGAACAAAAACTTGGCGGACATCCTTCGTTGGTTGATCAAAGAAAAGATCCGTTGCGAGCAACAATCTTTCTTCTCTGTAGACCCGAACGACCCGATCAAGACCGAAAAATTGATCTTGGAAAAGATCAAAAGAGGTTCTTACGTTTAG
- a CDS encoding DNA topoisomerase VI subunit B, with the protein MSKITKSSTAEYFAKNLQQVGFSSPLKAVLTTLKEAVDNSLDACEQAGILPDLLVEVTKVGSGSTKNTDLIRIVVEDNGPGIEAEDLAKVYGEYLASSKFGRGQCSRGQQGIGISAATTWAQMTNARGVNVVSKTKKMRKAISAQVDVDIKSNTGVLKNKETLDWDREHGTRVEFVLDGRIQLNGDGGIVTYIEGTILVNPHMTITYKLMENDYVTVNRVSQDVPQVPEASLPHPHTFKLGEFITHSTLFGKTTLSKFLKTGFSRVSDQSISEFTKKGLPKNLLEKPLTSLTEEDFKKVFQAVQNTDLMAPSTKSVLTVGEEALSKSITRLGEIDFFAVVTRKPTICDFKPVVVEVALARFKDRNQEADSPVTLLRFANRVPLQFDKSGCAITWAIESVNWKSYGLGQPKDSLPLGPYIFAVSVVSPFIKFKNASKETIDASEELVAEIRLALIQAGQRLSRHIKKEVKEADLERKLAHIEQFGPILVEGLARIIKAPEARKRKAEEGLKKLLGRDSEEAIADLEAAESKLLEQKKREKKKGIDHEIEEDVISSEDLVEEASEPIGTKKTTTKKETTKKTTGKKK; encoded by the coding sequence GTGAGTAAGATTACCAAAAGTAGCACCGCTGAATATTTTGCGAAGAACCTCCAACAGGTGGGATTCTCGTCTCCTTTGAAAGCCGTTTTGACGACTTTAAAAGAAGCCGTGGACAACTCTTTGGATGCGTGTGAGCAAGCGGGCATTCTTCCTGATCTTCTAGTTGAAGTCACAAAAGTAGGATCTGGTTCTACTAAAAATACTGATTTAATTCGCATCGTTGTCGAAGATAACGGACCTGGTATCGAAGCTGAAGACCTTGCCAAAGTTTATGGTGAGTACTTGGCCTCTTCTAAATTTGGTCGTGGACAGTGTTCACGCGGTCAACAAGGTATCGGTATCTCTGCGGCTACGACGTGGGCGCAGATGACCAATGCGCGTGGTGTGAACGTTGTTTCTAAGACGAAAAAGATGCGTAAAGCGATCTCTGCGCAAGTGGATGTCGACATCAAATCAAACACCGGCGTTCTAAAAAATAAGGAAACTTTAGACTGGGATCGTGAGCACGGAACGCGCGTTGAATTCGTTCTTGATGGACGTATTCAATTAAACGGGGACGGCGGTATCGTGACTTATATTGAGGGCACAATCCTTGTGAATCCTCACATGACCATCACATATAAATTGATGGAAAACGACTACGTGACTGTGAACCGTGTCAGCCAAGATGTTCCTCAAGTTCCTGAGGCGTCTTTGCCACATCCTCATACGTTTAAGCTAGGTGAGTTCATCACGCACTCCACTTTGTTTGGAAAAACCACTCTTTCTAAGTTCTTAAAGACCGGTTTTTCGCGTGTTTCTGATCAATCTATCTCTGAATTTACGAAAAAAGGTCTGCCAAAGAATCTTTTGGAAAAGCCTTTAACTTCATTGACGGAAGAGGACTTTAAAAAGGTTTTCCAAGCGGTTCAAAATACCGACTTAATGGCACCTTCAACGAAGTCTGTTTTGACGGTGGGTGAAGAAGCTCTTTCTAAGTCTATCACTCGTCTGGGAGAGATCGACTTCTTTGCGGTTGTGACTCGTAAACCGACAATTTGTGACTTTAAACCCGTCGTGGTGGAAGTCGCGTTGGCGCGTTTCAAAGACCGCAATCAAGAGGCCGACAGCCCAGTGACTTTGCTTCGTTTCGCAAACCGTGTTCCTTTGCAATTTGATAAATCAGGTTGTGCGATCACGTGGGCGATTGAGTCTGTGAACTGGAAGTCCTATGGTTTGGGACAACCTAAAGACAGCTTGCCGCTAGGTCCTTATATCTTTGCGGTGTCTGTGGTTTCTCCGTTCATCAAGTTTAAGAATGCTTCGAAAGAAACTATCGACGCATCTGAAGAGTTGGTGGCGGAAATCCGTTTGGCCTTGATCCAAGCCGGTCAAAGGCTGTCTCGTCACATCAAAAAAGAAGTGAAAGAGGCGGATCTTGAAAGAAAGCTCGCTCACATCGAGCAGTTCGGTCCTATCTTGGTTGAAGGTTTGGCTCGTATCATTAAAGCTCCGGAAGCTCGTAAGAGAAAAGCCGAAGAAGGTTTGAAAAAACTTTTGGGCCGTGATTCTGAAGAGGCGATTGCCGATCTAGAAGCCGCAGAATCTAAACTTCTTGAGCAAAAAAAGCGCGAGAAGAAAAAGGGTATTGATCACGAAATCGAAGAAGACGTGATCAGCAGTGAAGACCTTGTCGAAGAAGCTTCCGAGCCGATTGGCACCAAGAAGACGACGACTAAAAAAGAAACGACTAAAAAAACAACTGGTAAAAAGAAGTAG
- a CDS encoding energy transducer TonB, whose amino-acid sequence MSEKRFSFSLNINKSVAISLLLHASFFVLGLSLAAPEIVPLPQGVELMYGEGGTVRTPKVEDVVKAPKIKAAVVSDNSDAPALKNEKTVAQPEQAPTNGKSAGSLAGTSDKGALQGREGVANGSEVSPEARYLYEIKKLLERRKRYPAMAKKMGQTGTVTMRFTLAADGSLVTSEVVEKSPYESLNQAAHDLVKSISGMKPFPQEIQRANWSFTVPIEYVLN is encoded by the coding sequence ATGTCTGAAAAGCGATTCTCATTTTCTTTAAACATCAATAAGTCCGTAGCAATCTCGTTGCTATTGCACGCGAGCTTTTTCGTGTTGGGTCTTTCTTTAGCGGCACCTGAAATAGTTCCACTTCCACAAGGCGTAGAGTTGATGTATGGCGAGGGCGGCACGGTTCGCACTCCGAAAGTGGAAGACGTTGTTAAAGCACCGAAAATCAAAGCGGCTGTCGTGAGTGACAACTCCGATGCGCCCGCATTGAAGAACGAAAAAACTGTCGCACAACCCGAGCAAGCTCCAACAAATGGCAAGAGTGCTGGTTCACTAGCTGGAACCTCTGATAAAGGCGCATTGCAAGGCCGAGAAGGCGTTGCCAACGGCAGCGAAGTGTCGCCGGAAGCAAGATACCTTTACGAAATCAAAAAGCTACTAGAGCGTCGTAAGCGCTATCCAGCGATGGCAAAGAAAATGGGTCAGACGGGAACCGTAACCATGCGATTCACTTTGGCGGCGGATGGTTCGCTAGTTACAAGTGAAGTGGTAGAAAAAAGCCCGTACGAATCTTTGAATCAAGCCGCGCATGATCTAGTGAAAAGCATCAGCGGTATGAAGCCATTCCCGCAAGAAATCCAAAGAGCCAATTGGAGCTTTACGGTTCCGATTGAGTATGTGTTGAATTAA
- a CDS encoding penicillin-binding transpeptidase domain-containing protein encodes MKFLSLIFAALVMTACSATSKNSSEKMIPENFFADKKGCFLLYNMKTGMYDKVIGDEECKTRYPACSTFKVPLAVMAFDAKVLKDENQVLKWDGRKDIRPEVNKDHNAKTWMSDSVVWFSQRITPKLGKKKFQKYLNDFDYGNKDISSGITTAWLNPPQKKGLQITAYEQVDFMKKLWMNQLPASERSMELTREITYLETSPNGFKLNGKTGSNFYDKERKINFGWFIAHIEKGDQEYIAVTNMSDLAPTDAGYGGPRAKQITKDILKSEGLW; translated from the coding sequence ATGAAATTTCTTTCACTCATCTTCGCAGCCCTCGTGATGACCGCTTGTTCGGCGACGTCGAAAAACTCCTCTGAAAAAATGATTCCGGAAAACTTTTTCGCAGACAAAAAGGGCTGTTTTCTTTTGTACAATATGAAAACGGGCATGTACGACAAAGTGATTGGCGATGAAGAGTGTAAGACACGTTACCCAGCTTGCTCTACTTTCAAAGTTCCGCTGGCTGTGATGGCTTTCGACGCAAAAGTTCTCAAAGACGAAAATCAAGTTTTGAAATGGGATGGTCGTAAAGATATTCGTCCCGAAGTAAATAAAGACCACAATGCGAAAACTTGGATGAGTGATTCGGTGGTTTGGTTTTCTCAAAGAATCACGCCGAAGTTGGGTAAAAAGAAGTTTCAGAAATATTTGAATGACTTCGATTACGGAAATAAGGATATCTCTAGCGGTATCACGACAGCGTGGCTGAATCCGCCTCAAAAAAAGGGACTTCAGATCACGGCTTACGAACAAGTCGATTTCATGAAAAAACTTTGGATGAATCAATTGCCAGCGTCTGAAAGATCCATGGAGCTGACTCGTGAAATTACTTACCTAGAAACATCGCCGAACGGCTTTAAACTCAACGGCAAAACCGGTTCGAACTTTTACGATAAAGAGCGCAAGATCAACTTCGGTTGGTTCATCGCTCACATCGAAAAAGGGGATCAAGAGTATATCGCGGTCACCAACATGAGTGACCTAGCACCGACGGATGCTGGTTATGGCGGCCCTCGCGCTAAACAAATTACTAAGGACATTCTGAAATCAGAAGGTCTTTGGTAG
- the aspA gene encoding aspartate ammonia-lyase: MQNFRVEKDLLGEKRVPAGAYYGVHTVRAMENFQISGLPIGADALFIRGLALVKKACALANGELGTISPDIAKSIVEACDVILADPKMWGAQFPSDVFQGGAGTSVNMNANEVIANIALEKRGLEKGTYSVINPNDHVNKCQSTNDAYPTAFRVALYEHLTVVEKAIEELAKAFEAKGQEFKNVLKMGRTQLQDAVPMSLGQEFNAFATLLKEDSRLIKTVQKLILEVNLGATAIGTGINAPEGYAPLAVKKLAEVTGYPFVQSEDLIEATSDCGAYIIISGALKRTAVKLSKICNDLRLLSSGPRAGLKEINLPEMQAGSSIMPAKVNPVIPEVVNQVAFKVMGNDLAITLAAEAGQLQLNVMEPVIASSIFESITLMTQACITLKDKCVVGITANVDRCRDYVMHSIGIVTFLDPIIGHEEGDKIGKICAQTGRSVAEVALERGVVTQEQLDQIFSIENLLNPKYIGEIKK; this comes from the coding sequence ATGCAGAATTTTAGAGTCGAAAAAGATTTGTTAGGTGAAAAAAGAGTTCCCGCAGGAGCTTACTATGGTGTTCACACCGTGCGCGCAATGGAGAACTTTCAAATCTCGGGCCTGCCTATCGGTGCCGACGCTTTATTCATTCGCGGCTTGGCCCTAGTGAAAAAAGCCTGCGCTCTTGCCAATGGAGAATTGGGAACAATTTCTCCTGATATCGCAAAATCCATTGTCGAGGCATGCGACGTGATTCTTGCAGACCCGAAAATGTGGGGCGCTCAATTTCCCTCAGACGTTTTTCAAGGAGGAGCGGGGACGTCTGTCAATATGAACGCCAACGAGGTGATTGCGAATATCGCCTTAGAGAAACGTGGTCTTGAAAAAGGCACTTACTCGGTCATTAATCCGAACGATCACGTGAACAAGTGTCAGTCGACGAACGATGCTTATCCTACAGCGTTTCGCGTGGCTTTGTATGAACATTTGACGGTGGTTGAAAAAGCCATCGAAGAATTGGCGAAAGCTTTTGAAGCCAAAGGACAAGAGTTTAAAAATGTTCTTAAAATGGGGCGCACGCAATTGCAAGACGCAGTTCCCATGTCTTTAGGGCAAGAGTTCAATGCCTTTGCGACATTGTTGAAAGAGGACAGTCGTCTTATCAAAACCGTTCAAAAACTAATTCTAGAAGTGAACTTAGGCGCCACCGCGATTGGAACAGGCATCAATGCTCCTGAAGGTTATGCACCTTTAGCGGTGAAAAAACTTGCGGAAGTGACTGGATATCCGTTTGTGCAATCCGAAGACTTGATTGAAGCCACCAGCGACTGCGGCGCTTACATTATCATCTCGGGCGCACTAAAAAGAACGGCCGTGAAACTTTCTAAAATCTGCAACGACTTGCGCTTGCTTAGCTCGGGCCCTCGTGCAGGTTTAAAAGAAATCAATCTTCCAGAGATGCAGGCAGGAAGCTCCATCATGCCTGCAAAAGTAAATCCCGTTATTCCTGAAGTCGTAAACCAAGTCGCATTCAAAGTGATGGGAAATGATCTAGCAATCACGTTAGCGGCCGAAGCCGGGCAGTTGCAATTAAACGTGATGGAGCCCGTGATTGCTTCCAGCATCTTTGAATCTATAACTCTGATGACTCAGGCCTGCATCACGCTGAAAGACAAGTGCGTGGTGGGCATCACCGCCAACGTGGATCGCTGCCGTGATTATGTCATGCACAGTATTGGTATTGTTACTTTCTTAGACCCTATCATCGGTCACGAAGAAGGGGATAAGATTGGAAAGATCTGTGCGCAGACGGGACGAAGTGTCGCCGAGGTCGCTCTTGAAAGAGGCGTCGTCACTCAAGAACAGTTGGATCAAATTTTCTCTATCGAAAATTTACTAAATCCAAAATACATCGGCGAGATCAAAAAGTAG